AGGTTTTTCGGTGGCATGCAAGTCTTGTTACCCGGATTATGTGGCCCTAATTTGTTGGTCGTATATTTGCAGTAAGATAGTTTTTGGTAAACAATAAATGTGTtcaaagcaaacgaaaattCAGTAATTcgaattaattgtttttaaactgTAGTACAATTATTAATGCCTCATAATATCTTGTCAACTTCTCTATAAAAAgaggtaaacaaaaatttagGTCCCGCTTAAACGAAATGCATCAGGATGATAATAGagatttttaatatatttttagggctcttattttatatttccacCTACAATGAAAGCAAGCGAAATCGATATAGTGGTTAGTTGAAAAATGTGCAGACCATTTTGGGCTCCTTTAAATCATGAAAATACTCAATTATATAGTATACGAATTAATAACGCtggcgagtgggcgtggcaagttaATTCCTGCTTACTTGCTGCAGGCCAAGCTACACAAATAACTCAATTAGAGCTGTCAGAGTTTCCTTGCCAGCCGTTGGAGCCCCAATGGGGCTTTTTCACCTGGTGCTAACTTCGTTTCTTCGATTGCAAACTTTTCGCTGAAAGCGGGCGCGCTGATGAAGAAGTGCAGCAAGGTGTGAAGACCAGCGGCAGGACATAAAAAGGACATGGACCGAGGAGCACCGGGAGCAAACAACTAACAAAAAGCAAACTAAACGCCGAGAAAAGGGGGAAATACCACCCTCTGCCTCCGCATTCCCCTGACTACCTCTTCAACTGaaacttgaaaataaataaaaacataaaagcaCTAAAGTGAGCGGTGGAAGTTGGCCCAAAAAATAGCGTGAAAATgtaaacgaaaaacaaagttAATTGTCGGCAGCCACCCCCGATTTTCACCATTTTCCAGCACACAGACACAAGtgcataaataatgaaatctgTCTGCAGCTCTCAGCGAACTCAAATTAGTCGCAAGTAGCAGACTAAATAGCAATCATTCAGCGGACGAATTTCAACTGACAAACAAACTGAAACTCTGTTCCCACTTTCCCCCACTTGGTATCCTCCACAAGCCTGGTTAAGTTTCGCCGGGGAAATCTCAGGATGCCTGGGCCGTTGCGTTATAGTACGTACATCTTCCGAGGACGAAACATGGAGGAGCTGAATTTTACTTCGGTTTCCAACTTTTTGTTTAGTAGTTTTAGTGCGTAATACGGTCGGGATTCATGATTTAGTGATACTACAAACTATGAGTTCTATCTAATATTGATTAATTATTTGCCGACTAAACTTATGACAGCTTAAATATTGCCATAAGACTGGTACGTACCGAATGAAAGCACACTATGATCAAAAAGAACGAGTTAAATTTGTTGCTCCATTTTTTCCAATTATTCTTACGAAAGCCTTATTATATAGTGGTCCGATCCGGTCCGTTATGACTTATATACGAAGTAGAAAGACGGACGGACTGATCTAGAAGATATACTGCTTGGTTAGACGCACGTTTAGTAGTATACAAGCttgcttcatttttttttttttttttttttttataaaattacacaaaactttattttctaTGTATTGTTCAGAGACATTTTTGGGAAACATCAGTTAGTTAAAACGTTTTTAATCGTTGCTTAGTGGTAAGTAAACAATATAACTAGCATAGGTTGTTTTTGTATGAATGTGCGAATTGCATgatataaattacaaatagtCTAGGTCTCTTTTTATGCGATTTGTGGGAATAATTTTGCACAAGTTTTTGGATTTATTCATTCCCAtcgaaactaaaaactaaCGACAAATACAATTAGTGGTAGGGGTAGGTAGGGGATGAAATGATTTCACGGGtacaattataaaatataattcttGGAGAGACAACGCCGATGTGTTCGGCCAGCAAATGAACTCGTTGCCCACTCTCTCTCGGTGTCCACCGCTCCGCCGCTCGCTCCCACTGAGATGGTGACCCAGCGGAAGGAGCTGGCGGGCTCCAGTTTAGTTCGGTTCCTAGTCTTACCGGAGGAACTCACTCCCAGCGGCCGGCTCGCGAGCAACTTGTGCTCCGGGGGCAAAGATGCCGGAGCCAGCTCTTGGCAGTGGCCGAAAACTGCTCAAGGGACTCCAGCAGATTACGATATCTGGGGGATGGGTGATGCAGGTAAAGATAGCTGGCAATGCGACTACTACGGTAACTATACGCATTTTTTAACGAACACGAAACGAACAGAAAATGAAATAcgatacaaatttaaaaatgaaaacaaattaaactaaactagGTAAGTCAGGGTCTTCCAGTCCGCCTTGGACCGCACTATTTCCTCTGGCTCTGGCCCACAATCGAGTCCATCAGCGCACCGGTCAGCTCCGTTCGCAGCGCGATCTTCTGGAACTTGCTGCCCTGGTACTTGTTGTAGATGGCCTTCAGTTTGGCCTGGGGAGCATCCCGGGCTAGTTTCGCGATCAGCCGGGTAATCGGACGCAAGTGCGCGGCCGAGTACCGCGAGTAGAAGGTCAGAGTGGGTGTCCAGTGACGGTCGTTGAATCCTGTGCCGGCCCGGTAGTTTCCGTTGAGCAAGTGCAGCGACAGGAACAGTGAGGCAGCTGCAATCTCCGATGGCCTGTAAGTGACCATTTCGTAGTCCACGGAAGCTAGCTCAATGAAGTACTTGGACATCGTATGGTGCTCGTCCTCGGCGCCAGCAGCCTTCGAGTAGCGTCGAAGGAAGTGAACCGGCAGCGGACGCGACAGATTACAGTCGATGGCCTTGAAGATCTGCAGCTCCATCTGTCGGATCTGCCGAGCAGTGTAGGTGTCGTCCGTGATGAAGACGAAATCCCCGATTGCCGGCGAGAACAGCTCCTCGTACTTGGTTGCTATGAAGAGGGCTGTCACTCCCACCAATTGCAAGTACGTGCGTTTGGTGTCCTTCACCACCTGCAGGTAGCGATCAATGATAGCCACCGCCAGCTGGAAGGTTTCTGCAGCCAGATGGAACTGCAGGTGGACTTTGTTGATCCAATCGATCAGCACGGCTCGCATCTTGTGGGACACCTCCTTCTGCCCGGCCAGGTGATCCTTGTGAATGGGCTGGTCCTGCTCCACCTGATACAAGTAGTCGTAGATATCGTTCACATATTCGGAGACCAGTACCAGGTTCTCCATGTCATTGGCATCGATATCCTCGATTCCAGCCAAGCGCTTGCTGGAAAGGGACATGGTGGTGGGCATCGTGTCTGTGGTCGTAGTGACCGGACTGTTGCCCCTAATAAGGGGCATCCTGGTCGCATCTTTTTTCACTTCCAGTGCGTCCTTCTTGGTTTCTGGCAGTTCCTTCTTGGTCTCTGCCTCTTTGCGGGAAACAGCTACTGGTTCCCGTCGAATTCCTGAAACTCCCATCACGGGTTTGGCCAAAGCGGCACGCAGTTTGGTCAGCGACTTCTTCGACAGATTGCTGTCCTCGCGCTTCAAGGTGGGCTCGTTCACGTTCTCGGAAGAACTGGACTTAACTTTAGTAGGTTCTACAGTGGTCTTGGTCGGAACAGGATTGCGCACCGAATTCGAGCTTAAAAAcgccgccacgcccccctcgTTGACCTTGGGCGGAACGGcggcattgccattgccattggtgCTGCCCAGTGGCTGTTTCTTCCAGTGGCTATCCACCCGAACCTTGGCATTGCGCAGGGCGTCTGTGAGCTTGAGATCCTTGGAGTCTTCCTGTGCCGCATCCTTCGCTGCGATGGGACGACTTATGTCGCGATTCTGCAAATCGCCCAAGGCCgctcgttttgttgttgcctccaTGGAAGGAACCGTCAATTTCTTTAATTGCACTTGCTTGAAGTTCTCCAAAGCGTTCTCATCGCTACGCATTTTCAGTGTTGTGCCCACCATTTTGATTGCTTCTTTTCTATCTGTACAAACACAATTAACACGAAGAACGGCAGACGCTTGGCTATCACTTGTTTGGTTGACTTTTGATCGCGTTTCTGTGACCGAACGCTTGTTTAGCTGTTGAATTTGTTGTCCGAATGTATGATTactaattgtttataatttacaaGTCGAGTGCGGGATTGTCAATTCTCCGAAAACCTGATCGAGTTTTTGCGCACGAAGCGAGCCCAAGCTGCCGtttgaattcatttaatttatttattaaatgacCATGGAAAATAAGTACATATGCAAAAACATTCATCATTTATTGAtaacattgagtccggactaccggtACAAGTTGGCACTTCAGAAGTACAATCTGcagggccaaaacccctcgcgtTGGTTCCACTGAAGAAACAGATTTTCGTTTCTCGGCTTTTcctgatcaaacatcatctgatgtattgtcttattgtataaaagtggaaaaagttACGTTTtcttacgctagggacatatcatctttcaagatttCATCTATCCCTAATAAGCTttttttcgaccatatgttcgggtgatttttggccggatagtatggtggtaaaagagttcgaagctaatttcaaaaataggaaaaatggGCCCctgggaattaaacttccctcacgtggccagaccactgcaccatccgcctcttcatcttctccctcttcaaaaaactaactacaaaacttattATCTCCTATcaagtctttcatttgcatcccatataaTAGTGCttacagagacttggttaaggccggagatacttaactccgaagtcatcccaggtatgtacactatatataggtatgaCCGTCACTgcagacggggaggtggagtcttaattgcggttagatctacccccgcgtcggaggagttacttttgaCGAGTCCCGTAACTCTGAATTCTTATGCGTAAAGCTGTCTTcttccgacagatcagtttatattacgtgctcgtATATTCCACCATCTtatgaattcccagaatatcagaatcatcttAAATAAACggtctgacagggaccaattggtagttctaggtgattttaaaaTACCTGGCACAACGTGGTCGCCAGAAGAAAattcgaatatccttctccctttagcacaacatgactttattgacggcttgctcgacttatccttcgcaatttaattatattcgaaaCTCTCTGGGTCGACTGTTGGATCTATGTCTTGaaacaagtcctgaaagtgtgtttctgtccagggtagcacctcttactcaacctgaagcTCTATATCATCCTTCTTTCGAGGTGACAATCGACATAGGTAccgtattaaaagtaaaatcagagaagtcaacaaagcgaattcactGTTTTCgaaaggcaaattttcggaggctaaacaattttatagctggtTTTATTTGGGTTTGAAGGTAACCCACATCGAAAGACCATATCAAATAACTGCGATAggaattatattttattacttaaagGGTATATGAGCTTCGGCTTGCCGTTAGCATCCTTTCCTGGtttcattgatttttcatttctttttttgtcgcTATTACAGCAGCCCACCGTTGTTCTACTTTCACGGATGCTGAGCAATCAATGTCAACTAGGGGACTTTGAAATCTCCTTACCCTCGGCCACGCCTCCTGTCGTATCACCTCCTTTGGCGGGCCTAAGACGCCACTCAACCACACCCCCAATATCCGGAAATCCCCCagaatatttgaaatatttttttttggtcgcTATAGCATGTTGGCGTGTCGTAAGCTTGCTTACTTATCATAAGGAACAGTTACAGTTAAATTTAAGTGACTGccattgtacatacatacgttaCCCAGAAACTCCCCCTTTTCGCCTCAGCCACTTCCCTACGATTTTGTCAATTTCGTTTTACGCGCTGCGACTTTTAAACATAAAGGAAGCATCCTTTGGCTCCTCCCCTTCCGCTCCCTTTCCCACCCCATCCTAATACGCTCCTACCTCGTTCCCCCCAAAATTTCTCTCGTCTTCCGTCCGCCATATGCGCATTGATGCCAGCAGATATCCGTGCGATGTTGCCGTCAAAATGTGTGCACACacgcggccacgcccccatttcCACCTTTCTGTGATCCCTCCCCCCTTCCCCCCTTTATAAAGGGGCTTCTAGTCATAGAATGCTTGCGTAGACAAAAGAAATGCTGGAAGATGCAACTTCGATTTCAATTGAGCCAAATGCAACTTGACAACGCCGACGACGTCGCTTTGTAAGTTGTTACCCCCTTCCCCCGCGAGCCCCTTTTTCCGACCCTTAACCCCCCGGAAGCCCCCTTGCTGCAACCTCCTTTAAGCCAGTTTCTTCACTCACAGTGTGTACATCACAGTAGTCATCGACAAGTCGCTTCGGGGAGTGCACTCATAAAATGTATCACCTATAaggaagaaataaaattatgcagCCATTCAATAACTAAAAACGCTTTTAAAATTACTTCCACTTCATTAGACGCTTTGTTCACTAACATTTCGCAActacaaatttcaaatttaaaataagcaTCCCAGCATTTCCGCGCAATGCGTATGGAACAATTTAGGATACAATTTCCGGATATGTTGATCTAAATGTAGCCAATATTTTTTGAGCGTGTGCAAGCCCATAGGAGAAGTTAGAGCCGGTGACTTGGCACTTAGCTGCTTACCTTTAAATGCCAAACAGGGCGACacaaagggggcgtggcacttggGACGGAGTGCGAATGGATGGCTGACAGAAGCCGCTGGCGATGGATTCGGATGGAGATGTGGATGCTGTGTGCCGGGTGCTGTTCGTGGATGAGGATAGCGATGAAGACATATGCTAATCTTCATCGAAGGAGAGCGCCGACAATGGATGGTAATGGCGGGACCcaaatgggtggaaaattcCTTTGTCTTTAATGCATGAGCATTTTCCATCAACTAATGTGAATGGAGGGGTGACATCTTGAAAAAAGCTTAgtcatttaaatattgctACGCAGTTTCTATATGTTCAAACATGATGTAGAAAGCAGATTACGTAAGTGACCGTGGGTGGCAAGCAAAACACTATTTTTGGTAGTTTGCTTGAATCGATCCCAGAAATTAACAACAGCCAAAAATAGATTTCAATCCAGTTTCGGTGTAAATCTTGGGAGCTGCGATTTCCCTGTCCCGTCGCTGTTGTTGGCCTGCAAGTGGGTTTATTACCTTCATTTGGGCTCAAGCAGCAAAAACggtttgcatttttcactGAGCAGTCGGCTGGAAAATGCAGGAAAATTCGGTGTGTGGGAGGCGAACTTACGGGACGGAAGAGAAAGCGGAGTACGAGCAAGTTTTCGGCGAAACTTTTGCCCTTCAGTGCACTATGGCTGCTGCCTTTATCACCCACTTCCCCCGATTTTCacctgttgtttttgtgtttcatCCACCTGAGCGCCCAAAGCTGtgctttaaaaaattaacttgAGACGCTGATGATGGCGGCGCTAAGGATGCGGATGAGCACGCGGATGTGGCCCTTCGCAAGACTTTTTATCCTTGGGACTGCGCACTTAATGAGCGTTTAATTGGCTTCATTGTTTACATTGTGGGCGTGTCCTCCGGGGGGCTAGAGTTTGGCTGATTGAATTTCTTGaggaaactttttaattacatcccattgttgctgcaacaaagcaaacaattaagcaagcaacaacaaaaactgaTGCAAAGTGTTTGAAGGGGAATCCAAAGCCCAGTGCGTTTATAAGCGCGTGTgcgattttcatttggcaaa
This Drosophila simulans strain w501 chromosome X, Prin_Dsim_3.1, whole genome shotgun sequence DNA region includes the following protein-coding sequences:
- the LOC120285365 gene encoding G2/mitotic-specific cyclin-B-like, whose protein sequence is MVGTTLKMRSDENALENFKQVQLKKLTVPSMEATTKRAALGDLQNRDISRPIAAKDAAQEDSKDLKLTDALRNAKVRVDSHWKKQPLGSTNGNGNAAVPPKVNEGGVAAFLSSNSVRNPVPTKTTVEPTKVKSSSSENVNEPTLKREDSNLSKKSLTKLRAALAKPVMGVSGIRREPVAVSRKEAETKKELPETKKDALEVKKDATRMPLIRGNSPVTTTTDTMPTTMSLSSKRLAGIEDIDANDMENLVLVSEYVNDIYDYLYQVEQDQPIHKDHLAGQKEVSHKMRAVLIDWINKVHLQFHLAAETFQLAVAIIDRYLQVVKDTKRTYLQLVGVTALFIATKYEELFSPAIGDFVFITDDTYTARQIRQMELQIFKAIDCNLSRPLPVHFLRRYSKAAGAEDEHHTMSKYFIELASVDYEMVTYRPSEIAAASLFLSLHLLNGNYRAGTGFNDRHWTPTLTFYSRYSAAHLRPITRLIAKLARDAPQAKLKAIYNKYQGSKFQKIALRTELTGALMDSIVGQSQRK